The following coding sequences are from one Salvia hispanica cultivar TCC Black 2014 chromosome 3, UniMelb_Shisp_WGS_1.0, whole genome shotgun sequence window:
- the LOC125213250 gene encoding uncharacterized protein LOC125213250: MEPSSTSSPSKKLLITDLKPKSVPSSASSSSATSTRPAPEKRTRDQPNMSDCHCCGRRINQSNPKDRLQPIDSVWRIVLLCRKCRRGVSSGLTCPYCFLATGNSGDLCTCRACQRKIHNNCVRDYGKCTPWCYLGAGFEGFRVCVDCWVPELLKNSIQVLGSENMGGLKEKGEGKDVLENSEENGKCEVEKIKKDQVTSMGNGTIDEDGLVDGTSNLHGKNHRDSLKAGSSDSSGESEADDAELAIQLHRVMNSSPRILRGIPLGSSNDVDASNTRNWKGLSYKRSDLGKRCSGDQKLNSCADSAVNDSNAGLTGLTQGLIPYRRDKKRRIWSTENENTEISASISSQQPALKNLHSDEAGVACLDDAGIESSDEAGVGCSLTSGADTSEDPSCDNIGWTSSCADDGRIGKDLVTYMRTRFGKKVFQMNGRIDVNGDSSPCGNCGSPFEAACCQYDSANLNTIKSKTEEILPSGTSDTAPDRFNLKYVKRIPGTKVNSSFLRYGIDRYLFKYAKRVKSSNYSSKSEAKPHSNAFLDKIGISATRLTTNCSAESSTLSDLLYH; encoded by the coding sequence ATGGAACCCTCGTCCACTTCTTCCCCCTCCAAGAAGCTTCTCATCACAGATCTGAAGCCCAAATCTGTCCCCAGTTCcgcctcctcttcctccgccACCAGCACGCGTCCGGCGCCGGAGAAGAGGACCCGCGACCAGCCCAATATGTCCGATTGCCATTGCTGCGGTCGCCGGATTAACCAATCAAACCCTAAGGACCGCCTCCAGCCGATCGACAGCGTTTGGCGGATAGTGCTCCTCTGCAGGAAATGCCGCAGGGGTGTTTCTTCGGGCCTAACGTGCCCTTACTGCTTCCTGGCAACGGGGAATTCAGGTGATCTTTGTACATGCAGAGCTTGTCAACgcaaaattcataataattgtGTTAGGGATTATGGTAAATGCACGCCTTGGTGTTATTTGGGGGCGGGGTTTGAGGGGTTTAGGGTTTGTGTGGATTGTTGGGTGCCTGAATTGCTCAAAAATTCGATTCAGGTTTTGGGGAGTGAGAACATGGGTGGGTTGAAAGAAAAGGGTGAGGGTAAAGATGTGTTGGAGAATTCGGAGGAGAATGGAAAGTGTGAGGTGGAGAAGATTAAAAAGGATCAAGTGACAAGTATGGGAAATGGGACGATTGATGAGGATGGTTTGGTTGATGGTACATCTAATTTGCATGGTAAGAACCATAGGGATAGTTTGAAGGCCGGGAGTTCGGATTCTAGTGGTGAAAGTGAAGCTGATGATGCTGAATTAGCAATTCAACTACATAGAGTTATGAATAGTTCACCGAGAATTTTGAGGGGTATACCATTGGGAAGCTCCAATGATGTGGATGCTTCGAACACTAGGAATTGGAAAGGTTTATCTTATAAGAGGTCTGATTTAGGAAAACGCTGCAGTGGAGATCAGAAGCTTAATAGCTGTGCTGATAGTGCTGTGAATGATTCAAATGCTGGTCTAACTGGATTAACCCAAGGATTAATACCTTATAGGCGGGACAAGAAGCGGAGAATCTGGTCAACAGAAAATGAGAATACTGAAATCTCTGCATCAATATCCAGCCAGCAGCCAGCATTGAAGAACTTGCATTCAGATGAGGCCGGGGTTGCCTGTTTGGATGATGCTGGGATTGAGTCTTCAGATGAAGCTGGGGTTGGGTGTTCGCTTACGAGTGGTGCTGATACATCAGAGGATCCAAGTTGTGATAATATTGGATGGACTAGTTCTTGTGCAGATGATGGTAGAATTGGGAAAGATCTTGTAACTTACATGCGCACTAGGTTCGGGAAGAAGGTATTCCAGATGAATGGCCGGATTGATGTTAATGGTGATAGCAGCCCTTGTGGTAACTGTGGATCGCCCTTCGAGGCTGCATGTTGCCAATATGATTCTGCAAACCTTAATACTATCAAGAGTAAAACTGAGGAGATTTTGCCGAGTGGCACTTCTGATACAGCGCCTGATCGCTTTAATCTGAAATATGTGAAAAGGATTCCAGGCACCAAAGTTAACTCGAGTTTCCTGCGTTATGGCATAGACCGCTATCTGTTTAAATATGCTAAGAGGGTGAAGAGCTCCAACTACAGCTCAAAATCTGAAGCTAAACCACACTCAAATGCTTTTCTGGATAAAATTGGCATCTCTGCTACAAGATTAACTACCAACTGCTCTGCGGAATCTAGTACTCTGTCTGATCTCCTTTACCATTGA
- the LOC125213252 gene encoding vacuolar iron transporter homolog 4-like isoform X3, whose protein sequence is MAFPNHIEITIPRDNTGQNHDNIRIVPEIEAFDLSLSAQFLQAAVLGANDGFVSVASLMMGAGAVKGGVRALILTFLAGLFASACSMAIGELVHASSQLEVVIAQMKREGSANPSRPAVEAVIAQMRGEGSAYPFRPALEATLAFSLGAFAPILVAAYITEYTVRLAVVIVASTTMALTAIGGLGTVLGRSRVVSSCVRVLVGGWMAMAITTCFIKLLTVN, encoded by the coding sequence ATGGCTTTCCCAAACCATATAGAGATTACAATCCCAAGAGATAATACAGGGCAAAACCATGACAACATTAGGATTGTTCCTGAAATAGAAGCATTTGACTTATCACTTAGTGCACAATTTCTGCAAGCTGCTGTGTTAGGAGCCAACGACGGATTTGTATCTGTTGCCTCACTGATGATGGGGGCCGGAGCTGTCAAAGGCGGAGTTAGGGCTTTGATCCTCACTTTCTTGGCAGGACTCTTTGCTAGTGCTTGCAGTATGGCGATAGGGGAGCTTGTCCATGCGTCTTCTCAGCTAGAGGTAGTGATAGCTCAGATGAAGAGAGAAGGCTCGGCCAATCCCTCTCGGCCTGCTGTGGAAGCAGTGATAGCCCAGATGAGGGGAGAAGGCTCAGCCTATCCCTTTCGACCTGCTCTTGAAGCAACCCTCGCCTTTTCACTGGGGGCTTTCGCCCCAATTCTCGTGGCTGCTTATATAACCGAATATACAGTTAGGTTAGCTGTGGTCATTGTGGCTTCCACCACCATGGCACTGACGGCGATTGGCGGCCTTGGGACGGTGCTGGGACGGAGCCGGGTGGTCTCTTCCTGTGTTAGGGTGCTGGTGGGAGGCTGGATGGCTATGGCTATTACCActtgttttattaaattacttaCTGTTAATTAG
- the LOC125213252 gene encoding uncharacterized protein LOC125213252 isoform X1, with product MAIGELVHASSQLEVVIAQMKREGSANPSRPAVEAVIAQMRGEGSAYPFRPALEATLAFSLGAFAPILVAAYITEYTVRLAVVIVASTTMALTAIGGLGTVLGRSRVVSSCVRVLYISMQVQQLKWLKNLKRIEVDAHEVVNMIDAADLRHVLPEIRNQLRGCTFKISHIPREGNAIVDFLAKQGKRQEGQTSFDQGSAPPFVKASARLDCMGVPNGGRPEEDNDEGN from the exons ATGGCGATAGGGGAGCTTGTCCATGCGTCTTCTCAGCTAGAGGTAGTGATAGCTCAGATGAAGAGAGAAGGCTCGGCCAATCCCTCTCGGCCTGCTGTGGAAGCAGTGATAGCCCAGATGAGGGGAGAAGGCTCAGCCTATCCCTTTCGACCTGCTCTTGAAGCAACCCTCGCCTTTTCACTGGGGGCTTTCGCCCCAATTCTCGTGGCTGCTTATATAACCGAATATACAGTTAGGTTAGCTGTGGTCATTGTGGCTTCCACCACCATGGCACTGACGGCGATTGGCGGCCTTGGGACGGTGCTGGGACGGAGCCGGGTGGTCTCTTCCTGTGTTAGGGTGCTG TACATTTCCATGCAGGTACAGCAATTGAAGTGGCTAAAGAATTTGAAGCGGATAGAGGTGGACGCACACGAAGTGGTTAACATGATCGACGCTGCAGACCTCCGACATGTCCTTCCAGAGATCAGAAATCAACTCAGGGGATGTACATTCAAAATCTCGCACATTCCCAGGGAAGGAAATGCGATCGTGGACTTCCTCGCGAAACAGGGGAAGAGGCAGGAAGGGCAGACTAGTTTTGACCAAGGATCAGCCCCCCCTTTTGTTAAGGCATCAGCTAGACTAGATTGCATGGGAGTCCCGAATGGTGGACGACCCGAAGAAGACAACGATGAAGGAAATTGA
- the LOC125213252 gene encoding uncharacterized protein LOC125213252 isoform X2, translating into MAIGELVHASSQLEVVIAQMKREGSANPSRPAVEAVIAQMRGEGSAYPFRPALEATLAFSLGAFAPILVAAYITEYTVRLAVVIVASTTMALTAIGGLGTVLGRSRVVSSCVRVLVQQLKWLKNLKRIEVDAHEVVNMIDAADLRHVLPEIRNQLRGCTFKISHIPREGNAIVDFLAKQGKRQEGQTSFDQGSAPPFVKASARLDCMGVPNGGRPEEDNDEGN; encoded by the exons ATGGCGATAGGGGAGCTTGTCCATGCGTCTTCTCAGCTAGAGGTAGTGATAGCTCAGATGAAGAGAGAAGGCTCGGCCAATCCCTCTCGGCCTGCTGTGGAAGCAGTGATAGCCCAGATGAGGGGAGAAGGCTCAGCCTATCCCTTTCGACCTGCTCTTGAAGCAACCCTCGCCTTTTCACTGGGGGCTTTCGCCCCAATTCTCGTGGCTGCTTATATAACCGAATATACAGTTAGGTTAGCTGTGGTCATTGTGGCTTCCACCACCATGGCACTGACGGCGATTGGCGGCCTTGGGACGGTGCTGGGACGGAGCCGGGTGGTCTCTTCCTGTGTTAGGGTGCTG GTACAGCAATTGAAGTGGCTAAAGAATTTGAAGCGGATAGAGGTGGACGCACACGAAGTGGTTAACATGATCGACGCTGCAGACCTCCGACATGTCCTTCCAGAGATCAGAAATCAACTCAGGGGATGTACATTCAAAATCTCGCACATTCCCAGGGAAGGAAATGCGATCGTGGACTTCCTCGCGAAACAGGGGAAGAGGCAGGAAGGGCAGACTAGTTTTGACCAAGGATCAGCCCCCCCTTTTGTTAAGGCATCAGCTAGACTAGATTGCATGGGAGTCCCGAATGGTGGACGACCCGAAGAAGACAACGATGAAGGAAATTGA
- the LOC125213251 gene encoding peroxidase 43-like, with product MLPFLLLLLFNIGTSQGQLQVGFYAKTCPNVEAIVGGVVREAAASDQNTAAVLLRLHFHDCFVEGCDGSILIDNGAERDEKNAFGHQGVRGFDIVERAKAELEALCPRTVSCSDIVALAAREALLLAKGSSYEVEMGRRDGVVSNMDSADNMPDVSDSVDTLKTKFLQKGLTHKDLVLLTAAHSIGTTACFFMNDRLYKFPADGGSDPSINPDFLPELMSTCPKNGDINVRLPIDRGSEQVFDSQILQNIRKGFAVLQSDAALYQDESTKAVVDSYFADSFRPSFEADFADAMVRMGRIGVLTGLQGTIRRSCASFD from the exons ATGCTGCCATTTCTTCTACTCCTTTTGTTCAACATAGGAACTTCGCAGGGGCAGCTTCAAGTCGGGTTCTACGCGAAAACCTGCCCCAACGTGGAGGCCATAGTCGGAGGCGTGGTCCGTGAGGCCGCCGCCTCCGACCAGAACACTGCCGCCGTGTTACTCAGGCTCCACTTCCACGACTGCTTCGTTGAG GGTTGCGATGGGTCGATCCTGATCGATAATGGGGCGGAGAGGGACGAGAAGAATGCGTTCGGGCATCAAGGGGTGAGAGGGTTTGATATTGTGGAGAGGGCCAAGGCCGAGCTCGAGGCCTTGTGCCCGAGAACGGTCTCTTGTTCCGACATTGTTGCCTTGGCTGCGAGAGAAGCACTACTTTTG GCGAAAGGGAGTTCGTATGAGGTGGAAATGGGGAGGAGAGATGGTGTAGTTTCGAATATGGATTCAGCAGATAATATGCCTGATGTTAGTGACTCTGTTGACACTCTCAAAACCAAGTTTTTGCAGAAAGGCCTCACTCACAAGGATCTTGTTCTTCTTACTg CTGCGCATTCAATTGGCACAACAGCATGTTTCTTCATGAACGACAGGCTCTACAAGTTTCCGGCCGATGGCGGCTCCGATCCGTCGATAAACCCGGACTTCCTTCCGGAGCTAATGTCCACGTGTCCGAAAAACGGAGACATCAACGTAAGGCTGCCGATCGACAGGGGAAGTGAGCAAGTATTTGACAGCCAAATATTGCAAAATATAAGGAAAGGCTTTGCCGTGCTGCAGTCCGATGCGGCCCTCTATCAAGACGAGTCGACTAAGGCCGTCGTCGACTCGTATTTCGCGGACTCGTTCAGGCCATCGTTCGAGGCGGATTTTGCCGACGCGATGGTGAGGATGGGCAGGATCGGAGTCCTCACTGGGCTGCAGGGCACCATCAGGCGGAGTTGTGCCTCTTTCGATTGA
- the LOC125214007 gene encoding putative clathrin assembly protein At1g03050, whose product MASSKMKEVIGAFKDHTSISLAKVSTGSSSLSDLEVAIVKATRHGQNPPNQCYVAEILSLTCYSRSMVNSCIAIIARRLNRTKNWVVALKALLLVQRLLSQGGTAFEQDIFFTTRRGTRFLNLCDFRDSSRKAWDYSAFVRTYALYLDELLEFRMQGHAERGRDRKVEEEEEEDDGAVIVRATPVSEMDTEAVFARADHLMQLLQRFLACRPIGAAKHNRIVVVALYPILKESFQIYHCITEILATLIERFMQLDVPDMMQVHDIFLHVSKQYDELDGFYSWCKNVGIMRFHEYPNVEKISQPKLDMMDDFIHHKSSTLHSRKAIEPQQAALALAKEAWIEEPQKLLSPIKEETADDLKMTPAPQQYKKTQVEGDLLNLYDDTPTPQDLGDQLALALFDGYPATTPSTSTSSPWEAFNEPESGDWETALVQSASHLSNQKPSLPQGFDPLVFNSMYQYGGMQASSGFYANGSASSVAGRPAILALPAPHSPANYGPNAFSPNDPFAASLAIAPPAYVQMSEMEQKQMLLVQEQLLWQQYTRDGMHGQMGLANLQQQSPYQYIPNAYAAAH is encoded by the exons ATGGCCTCGAGCAAGATGAAAGAAGTTATAGGAGCATTCAAGGATCACACCAGCATCAGCCTGGCCAAGGTCTCCACCGGCAGCAGCTCCCTCTCCGACCTCGAAGTGGCCATTGTCAAAGCCACCCGCCATGGCCAGAACCCCCCCAACCAGTGCTACGTGGCCGAGATCCTCAGCCTCACGTGCTACTCTCGCTCCATGGTCAACTCCTGCATCGCCATCATTGCCCGCCGCCTCAACCGGACCAAGAACTGGGTGGTGGCCCTGAAGGCCCTCCTGCTCGTCCAGCGCCTCCTGTCTCAGGGAGGCACTGCCTTCGAGCAGGACATCTTTTTCACCACCAGGCGCGGGACGCGCTTCCTCAACCTCTGCGATTTCAGGGATTCGTCAAGGAAGGCGTGGGACTACTCTGCATTTGTCCGCACGTACGCCTTGTACTTGGACGAGCTCCTCGAGTTCAGGATGCAGGGCCATGCCGAGAGGGGCAGAGATCGTaaggtggaggaggaggaggaggaggatgacGGTGCCGTCATTGTGAGGGCTACTCCCGTGTCTGAGATGGACACCGAGGCTGTTTTCGCCCGAGCTGATCATCTCATGCAGCTTCTTCAGAGGTTCTTAGCATGCAGACCAATag GTGCTGCTAAGCATAACAGAATTGTGGTGGTGGCACTCTACCCCATTCTGAAAGAAAGCTTCCAAATCTACCATTGCATAACGGAAATACTAGCGACGTTGATAGAGCGTTTTATGCAGCTGGACGTACCTGACATGATGCAAGTCCACGACATCTTCTTGCACGTCTCCAAGCAGTATGACGAGCTTGATGGCTTCTACAGCTGGTGCAAGAATGTCGGGATCATGCGTTTCCACGAGTATCCCAACGTGGAGAAAATCTCCCAGCCAAAACTCGACATGATGGACGACTTCATCCACCACAAGTCATCCACACTGCACAGCAGGAAGGCCATCGAGCCACAGCAAGCAGCACTCGCCCTCGCAAAAGAAGCCTGGATAGAGGAGCCTCAAAAGTTGCTCTCACCAATCAAGGAAGAAACAGCAGATGATTTAAAGATGACTCCTGCACCACAGCAATATAAGAAAACTCAAGTAGAAGGCGATCTGCTGAACCTGTACGACGACACACCAACTCCTCAGGATCTTGGGGATCAACTGGCTTTAGCTCTGTTTGACGGCTATCCCGCCACGACTCCTTCCACAAGCACAAGTTCGCCATGGGAAGCCTTCAACGAACCAGAATCAGGGGATTGGGAGACGGCCTTAGTTCAGTCCGCTAGCCATTTGTCAAACCAGAAGCCGTCTCTCCCTCAAGGCTTCGATCCGTTGGTTTTTAATAGCATGTACCAATATGGGGGAATGCAAGCTTCCTCGGGTTTCTATGCCAACGGAAGTGCTAGCAGCGTGGCTGGGAGACCAGCCATACTGGCATTGCCGGCACCACATTCACCAGCTAACTATGGACCTAATGCTTTCTCACCGAACGACCCCTTCGCAGCTTCTCTTGCCATCGCACCACCTGCCTACGTACAAATGTCGGAGATGGAGCAGAAGCAGATGCTATTAGTACAAGAGCAGCTTCTGTGGCAGCAGTATACAAGAGACGGGATGCACGGACAAATGGGATTAGCGAATTTGCAACAACAGAGCCCGTATCAATACATTCCAAACGCGTACGCAGCAGCGCACTGA
- the LOC125214009 gene encoding mitochondrial arginine transporter BAC2-like: MEELLNKTFAVHAAAAAASVAVGTAMTYPLDTLKVLVQVGSTGKRPLAAADVYHRVRVLSGYSGLYSGVGWLTLGRTLGLGVRFGVYEILTAFYKDGREDDHLLLSEALLAGFASGTVESLISSPFEMIKVRAQVASASGNMPLPPIVEKSAVPPLVSRLLPRYSLDMNAMSKSMGLLSTLTNRKGNILDSLKEYAWMMTGSGKPPPVSNVRTLSEIVSLEGWTALWRGYRSGIVRDSIFGGLFFGSWQFLHQVMINWKAVNMDPMPRYDSEVGPLSPVAVSLSAGVSGAFAAAVSHGFDTTRSRSQCTILPKYLSLERKFLKWRKSGNRFERLTGIHPADRNLLLNGIGLRMARSGFASSVIVGSYYFTINHLVSS, from the exons ATGGAAGAATTGTTGAACAAGACATTCGCGGTGCACGCCGCCGCTGCGGCGGCGTCCGTGGCCGTAGGCACTGCCATGACATACCCGCTGGATACTCTCAAAGTCTTGGTGCAG GTTGGCTCCACCGGTAAGAGGCCATTGGCTGCAGCTGATGTTTATCACAGAGTGCGAGTGTTATCGGGATATTCAG GTTTGTACAGTGGCGTTGGGTGGCTGACTTTGGGAAGAACGCTGGGTCTCGGTGTTCGCTTTGGTGTTTATGAGATATTGACCGCGTTCTACAAAG ATGGTCGTGAGGACGATCATTTACTTCTCTCCGAGGCTCTACTGGCAGGATTTGCTTCTGGAACGGTCGAATCACTGATAAGCTCTCCATTTGAAATGATCAAAGTTCGTGCTCAGGTTGCTTCTGCTTCTGGCAATATGCCCCTGCCACCCATTGTTGAAAAGAGTGCTGTTCCTCCTTTAGTTTCGAGATTGCTTCCCAGATACTCCCTGGATATGAATGCAATGAGCAAATCCATGGGCCTTTTGTCTACCTTGACCAATAGAAAGGGAAACATATTGGATTCCTTGAAAGAATACGCATGGATGATGACAGGATCTGGAAAACCACCTCCTGTTAGCAATGTTCGAACTTTATCAGAAATTGTTTCTTTGGAAGGATGGACGGCTCTCTGGCGAGGTTATAGATCTGGTATAGTGAGAGATTCCATTTTTGGTGGCTTATTTTTTGGGAGCTGGCAATTTTTGCACCAAGTCATGATCAACTGGAAAGCTGTGAATATGGATCCTATGCCAAG gtATGACAGTGAAGTTGGTCCATTGTCTCCAGTAGCTGTTAGTCTTTCAGCTGGAGTTTCCGGTGCTTTTGCTGCAGCTGTTTCGCATGGGTTTGACACCACAAGAAGTCGATCACAGTGCACTATTTTACCTAAG TACTTATCCTTGGAGAGGAAATTTTTGAAGTGGCGTAAGTCTGGGAATAGATTTGAGCGGCTCACTGGAATCCACCCGGCTGACAGAAATTTACTGCTGAATGGCATAGGATTACGGATGGCCCGTTCTGGATTCGCATCATCTGTAATCGTTGGAAGCTACTATTTCACTATCAATCACCTGGTGTCTAGTTAA
- the LOC125215939 gene encoding NAC domain-containing protein 104-like has protein sequence MGDSSFNLPPGFRFYPTDEELLVHFLHRKATLLPYHPDVIPDLDLYPYDPWDLDGKAMSEGKKWYFYSRRTSNRVTESGYWQSMRVEDAIYSSGGKKIGVKKYYTFYIGEPSEGVKTNWIMHEYKVSSSRKKTSNSMIDHSKWVVCRVYEEEEDGGGTELSCLDEVFLSLDDLDEISFPNS, from the exons ATGGGAGATAGCAGCTTCAACTTGCCGCCCGGGTTTCGGTTCTACCCAACCGACGAAGAACTCTTGGTCCATTTCCTCCACCGTAAGGCGACGCTTCTGCCTTACCACCCAGACGTCATCCCAGATCTTGATCTTTACCCCTATGATCCTTGGGACTTGGATg GTAAAGCAATGTCGGAAGGAAAAAAGTGGTATTTTTACAGCAGGAGAACATCAAATAGGGTTACTGAGAGTGGATATTGGCAATCAATGAGAGTTGAAGATGCTATTTACTCGAGTGGTGGCAAAAAAATTGgtgtaaaaaaatactatacttTTTACATTGGTGAGCCTTCGGAGGGAGTCAAGACTAATTGGATCATGCATGAATACAAGGTTTCAAGCTCAAGAAAAAAGACTTCAAATTCCATGATT GATCATAGTAAATGGGTTGTTTGTCGTGTGtacgaggaggaggaagatgGTGGTGGGACTGAGCTCTCATGTTTGGATGAAGTTTTCCTCTCACTAGATGATCTTGATGAAATTAGCTTCCCCAATTCTTGA
- the LOC125214250 gene encoding uncharacterized protein LOC125214250, producing the protein MYPSVSRDFTRVGNAGDTTLRLDGFGYGARETVTIGNSQTSNGVHVAAPDDGCKLVLGLGPTPSAYSDEYSPTGGNKSGEMLSQSLSFQRDLMLKLGLCSGPDAVKNILEFSASNHSPRDTMHHIPSDSNRFAVPIVDEGSTSAKKSGGYMTQLILAPRVDNTEILQSTSKSLEHGAQSHHQTSQMSEPSGISSYSLSAISEPGNAAVSSNSRGSNMKRCKFSGCTKGARGATGLCIGHGGGQRCQKPGCNKGAESRTAYCKAHGGGRRCEHLGCTKSAEGNTDHCIAHGGGRRCSHPGGCTKAARGKSGLCIRHGGGKRCKIEGCARSAEGKVGLCISHGGGRRCHFLGCGKGAQGSTAFCKAHGGGKRCVFAGCNKGAEGNTPLCKGHGGGKRCMFDGGAICPKSVHGGTNFCVAHGGGKRCAVAGCTKSARGRTDCCVKHGGGKRCKFENCDKSAQGSTDFCKAHGGGKRCSWGDGKCEKFARGRSGLCAAHTSLSMSMLETNSGGMLGPGLFHGLVHASGSKFDKSCSSSGMSVLSDSLEKPEKWQPLIPPQVLVPLSMKAKPAEQPERSSGGGRSVDLIGPEGRVHGGGLLSLLGGNLSNAI; encoded by the coding sequence atgtatccCTCTGTCTCAAGAGACTTTACAAGGGTTGGTAATGCTGGTGATACTACTTTAAGGTTGGATGGGTTTGGATACGGGGCACGTGAGACTGTCACTATAGGTAATAGTCAAACCAGCAATGGTGTTCACGTTGCTGCTCCAGATGATGGATGCAAGTTAGTTCTAGGCTTGGGCCCAACACCAAGTGCTTACTCTGATGAGTATTCGCCCACCGGAGGTAACAAATCTGGTGAAATGCTTAGCCAGAGCCTCTCCTTTCAACGCGATCTGATGTTGAAACTAGGTCTGTGCAGTGGTCCGGATGCAGTTAAGAATATACTTGAGTTCTCAGCTTCCAACCACAGCCCTCGTGATACAATGCATCATATACCTTCAGACAGTAACAGGTTTGCGGTTCCAATTGTTGATGAGGGCTCTACTTCGGCCAAGAAATCTGGGGGGTACATGACCCAACTTATATTGGCACCAAGAGTTGATAATACCGAGATTTTGCAGTCAACGAGTAAGTCGTTGGAGCACGGTGCTCAATCTCACCACCAAACTTCTCAGATGTCTGAGCCTTCGGGTATTTCGAGTTACTCCTTGAGTGCGATATCCGAACCAGGGAATGCTGCTGTGTCGTCGAATAGCAGAGGCAGTAATATGAAGAGATGCAAGTTTAGTGGATGTACGAAAGGCGCAAGAGGAGCAACGGGGTTGTGCATAGGGCACGGGGGCGGGCAGAGATGCCAGAAGCCCGGGTGTAACAAAGGCGCAGAGAGCAGGACGGCCTACTGCAAAGCCCATGGTGGTGGGAGAAGGTGTGAGCATCTCGGCTGCACTAAAAGCGCTGAGGGAAACACAGATCACTGCATTGCACACGGTGGAGGCAGACGCTGCTCGCATCCAGGAGGGTGCACAAAGGCGGCTCGTGGGAAGTCTGGTCTTTGCATCCGACATGGTGGGGGAAAGAGGTGTAAGATTGAAGGCTGTGCGCGTAGCGCTGAGGGTAAGGTCGGTCTGTGCATCTCTCATGGTGGAGGGCGACGCTGTCATTTCCTCGGCTGTGGAAAGGGTGCTCAGGGAAGTACCGCGTTCTGTAAAGCGCACGGTGGTGGGAAACGGTGCGTGTTTGCAGGCTGCAACAAGGGCGCGGAGGGGAACACGCCCCTCTGCAAAGGGCACGGAGGTGGGAAGCGCTGTATGTTCGATGGTGGCGCGATATGCCCTAAGAGCGTGCACGGGGGCACGAATTTCTGCGTGGCGCACGGTGGGGGGAAGAGGTGCGCGGTCGCAGGGTGCACCAAGAGCGCCCGTGGCCGGACGGATTGTTGCGTGAAGCACGGCGGCGGGAAGCGGTGCAAGTTCGAAAACTGTGACAAGAGTGCTCAGGGCAGTACTGACTTCTGCAAGGCCCACGGCGGCGGGAAGCGCTGTAGCTGGGGAGACGGGAAGTGCGAGAAGTTCGCGAGGGGGAGGAGCGGCCTCTGTGCTGCGCACACGAGCCTGAGCATGAGCATGCTCGAGACGAATAGCGGAGGGATGCTCGGCCCGGGGCTGTTCCACGGCTTGGTGCATGCGAGCGGGAGCAAGTTCGATAAGTCGTGCTCGTCGTCTGGCATGAGCGTCCTCTCGGACTCGCTTGAGAAGCCTGAGAAGTGGCAACCGCTGATCCCGCCACAGGTATTGGTTCCTTTGTCGATGAAGGCGAAGCCAGCGGAGCAGCCGGAGAGGAGCAGCGGCGGCGGGAGGAGCGTAGATTTGATTGGGCCGGAGGGGAGGGTTCACGGCGGTGGACTACTCTCCTTGCTAGGAGGAAATCTGAGTAATGCAATCTAG